A window from Tenacibaculum singaporense encodes these proteins:
- the murD gene encoding UDP-N-acetylmuramoyl-L-alanine--D-glutamate ligase has translation MKRLVVLGGGESGVGTALLGKQKGYEVFVSDKGSIAERYKKVLLHNSIDFEENQHTEDKILNADVVMKSPGIPEKVTLVQKLISKGVKVISEIEFAAQFTEATIVGITGSNGKTTTTMLVHYVLKKAGLNVGVGGNIGDSFAEQVVEDKYDEYVLELSSFQLDGIEKFKPHIAIITNITPDHLDRYEYEFDNYINSKFRITKNQTKDDFLIYDADDEAIQNWLKNNKTEATLVPFSMEKESEYGAFLRQDTIIMKFNTEEKLMKVSELTLQGKHNTKNAMATSMAARLLKVRKETIAESLSDFEGVEHRLEKVQKVNGIEFINDSKATNVNAAFYALECMDNPTVWIVGGVDKGNDYTDLLPLVREKVKAIVCLGLDNQKIIDTFANVVDVMVETAGAEEAVKVAYKIAQKGDTVLLSPACASFDLFDSYEDRGRKFKEAVRNI, from the coding sequence ATGAAAAGATTAGTTGTGCTTGGTGGAGGAGAAAGTGGTGTAGGAACAGCGCTTTTGGGAAAACAAAAAGGATATGAAGTTTTTGTTTCAGATAAAGGAAGTATAGCAGAGCGGTATAAGAAAGTTCTTTTACATAATTCAATCGATTTTGAAGAAAATCAGCATACAGAAGATAAAATTTTAAATGCTGATGTAGTAATGAAAAGCCCTGGAATTCCAGAGAAAGTTACACTTGTGCAAAAGTTGATTTCAAAAGGAGTTAAAGTGATTTCAGAAATAGAATTCGCTGCTCAGTTTACAGAAGCAACTATTGTGGGAATTACAGGTTCAAACGGAAAAACAACCACAACCATGCTAGTACATTATGTGTTAAAAAAAGCAGGTTTAAATGTGGGAGTTGGAGGGAATATAGGTGATAGTTTCGCTGAACAAGTGGTTGAAGATAAGTATGACGAATATGTGTTGGAATTAAGCAGTTTTCAGTTAGATGGAATTGAAAAATTTAAACCACATATCGCAATAATAACAAACATAACACCAGATCATTTAGATCGATATGAATATGAATTTGATAACTATATAAACTCAAAATTCAGAATAACAAAAAATCAAACAAAAGATGATTTTTTAATATATGATGCCGATGACGAAGCAATTCAAAATTGGTTAAAAAATAATAAAACAGAAGCAACGCTAGTGCCATTTTCAATGGAAAAAGAATCAGAGTACGGGGCTTTTTTAAGACAAGACACGATAATAATGAAATTTAATACAGAAGAAAAATTAATGAAGGTTTCTGAGCTAACATTACAAGGAAAGCATAACACTAAAAATGCAATGGCTACATCAATGGCTGCAAGGTTATTGAAAGTAAGAAAAGAAACAATTGCAGAAAGTTTGTCTGATTTTGAAGGAGTAGAACATCGTTTAGAAAAAGTGCAAAAAGTAAATGGAATTGAATTCATTAACGATAGTAAGGCTACCAATGTCAACGCAGCTTTTTATGCATTAGAGTGTATGGACAATCCAACAGTTTGGATTGTAGGGGGTGTTGATAAAGGAAATGATTATACAGATTTATTACCTTTAGTAAGAGAAAAAGTAAAAGCAATAGTTTGTTTAGGGTTAGATAACCAAAAAATCATAGACACTTTTGCGAATGTAGTAGATGTTATGGTGGAAACTGCTGGTGCAGAAGAAGCAGTAAAAGTAGCTTATAAAATAGCACAAAAAGGAGATACAGTATTGTTGTCACCAGCATGTGCAAGTTTTGATTTATTTGATAGTTATGAAGATAGAGGAAGAAAATTTAAAGAAGCTGTAAGAAATATATAA
- the ftsZ gene encoding cell division protein FtsZ, producing MSAEFDNISFDMPKTQSNAIKVIGVGGGGSNAVNHMYSKQIHGVDFVICNTDAQALENSPIPNKVQLGAHLTSGLGAGANPEIGAQAAAESMQEIQQMLSTHTKMVFITAGMGGGTGTGAAPIIAKIAKDMDILTVGIVTMPFQFEGRMRSKQAQKGIDELRNNVDSLIVINNNKLREVYGNLGFKAGFSKADEVLATAAKGIAEVITHHYKQNIDLHDAKTVLSNSGTAIMGSAKETGANRAKNAIVKALDSPLLNDNKITGAKNVLLLIVSGGNEVTLDEIGEINDYIQDEAGYDANIIMGIGEDESLEDGIAVTVVATGFAADQQGNITNTEVKKIVHTLEDEQKATYNFGDQQVQTSPVIDEPIRNTPSNKVVHVLEEEKPEPKSDIIPTTEAIKNIDVVYDEIEIETVSEDDFIITNIAEPKVEEREEVKEQPTQQDLLFDLPLNSYEEIKPASHLVETTNEIKNIEVKAEEVKYHKVEKRYVLDDFSAQPTIGKSSTPTIKEEVEEELQFEVKSKTQQEINNIDISSEEVSPLDLTISELQKRAQERREKMKGFNYKFNDQVSKNIDEIERQPAYKRLGVDIEAGSDISKSDTALNTDNNDLLRSNNSFLHDNVD from the coding sequence ATGAGCGCAGAATTTGATAACATTTCATTCGACATGCCAAAAACACAATCGAATGCCATTAAAGTAATTGGTGTTGGTGGGGGAGGAAGCAACGCAGTAAACCACATGTATAGTAAACAAATTCACGGAGTAGATTTCGTAATTTGTAATACAGACGCACAAGCATTAGAAAACAGTCCGATACCTAATAAAGTTCAATTAGGGGCACACTTAACTTCTGGGTTAGGTGCGGGTGCCAATCCAGAAATTGGAGCACAAGCAGCGGCTGAAAGTATGCAGGAAATTCAACAAATGTTGAGTACACATACCAAAATGGTATTTATTACCGCAGGTATGGGAGGAGGAACCGGTACAGGAGCAGCTCCAATCATTGCTAAAATTGCTAAAGATATGGACATTTTAACGGTAGGTATCGTTACTATGCCATTTCAATTTGAAGGAAGAATGCGCTCAAAACAAGCTCAAAAAGGAATTGATGAGCTACGTAATAATGTAGATTCACTAATTGTTATCAATAATAATAAACTGCGCGAAGTTTATGGTAACTTAGGGTTTAAAGCAGGGTTCTCTAAAGCAGATGAAGTATTAGCAACAGCGGCGAAAGGTATAGCAGAGGTAATTACACATCACTACAAACAAAATATCGATTTACATGATGCAAAAACGGTATTATCAAATAGTGGTACAGCAATTATGGGTTCTGCAAAAGAAACAGGAGCCAACAGAGCTAAAAATGCTATTGTAAAAGCATTAGATTCACCATTGTTAAACGATAATAAAATTACAGGAGCTAAAAACGTGTTATTATTAATCGTTTCTGGTGGTAATGAAGTTACCCTAGATGAAATAGGTGAAATTAATGACTACATCCAAGATGAAGCAGGTTATGATGCCAACATTATTATGGGTATTGGAGAAGATGAGTCGTTAGAAGATGGCATAGCTGTAACGGTTGTAGCTACGGGTTTCGCTGCTGATCAGCAAGGAAATATTACCAATACAGAGGTGAAAAAAATAGTTCATACTTTAGAAGATGAGCAAAAGGCAACTTATAACTTTGGAGATCAACAAGTACAAACATCTCCAGTAATTGATGAGCCTATAAGAAATACACCATCAAATAAAGTTGTTCATGTTTTAGAGGAAGAAAAGCCTGAACCAAAGTCAGACATAATTCCTACAACAGAAGCAATAAAAAATATTGATGTAGTATATGATGAGATTGAAATAGAAACCGTTTCTGAAGACGATTTTATCATCACAAATATAGCTGAACCTAAAGTAGAAGAAAGAGAAGAAGTAAAAGAACAACCAACTCAGCAAGACTTATTGTTTGACTTACCATTAAATTCTTACGAAGAAATAAAACCAGCTTCTCATTTAGTTGAAACAACTAACGAGATAAAAAATATTGAAGTAAAAGCAGAAGAAGTAAAGTATCATAAAGTTGAAAAGCGTTATGTACTAGATGATTTTAGTGCACAACCAACCATTGGTAAAAGCTCTACCCCAACAATTAAAGAAGAGGTAGAAGAGGAATTACAATTTGAGGTAAAATCTAAAACGCAACAAGAAATTAATAACATAGATATTTCCAGTGAGGAAGTTTCTCCTTTAGACTTAACAATTTCTGAGTTACAAAAAAGAGCACAAGAGAGACGTGAAAAGATGAAAGGTTTTAACTACAAGTTTAATGATCAAGTTAGTAAAAACATAGACGAAATTGAGCGTCAACCAGCTTATAAAAGATTAGGGGTTGATATTGAAGCAGGATCAGACATTAGTAAGTCAGATACAGCATTAAATACAGATAACAACGATTTATTGCGTTCAAATAACTCGTTTTTACACGATAATGTAGATTAA
- the murG gene encoding undecaprenyldiphospho-muramoylpentapeptide beta-N-acetylglucosaminyltransferase — MKQSINIIISGGGTGGHIYPAIAIANEVKVRYPEANILFVGAKDKMEMEKVPQAGYEIKGLWISGIQRKLTLKNLMFPFKLLSSLWKAYRIIRKFKPDVAVGTGGFASGPTLMVANRRGIPTLIQEQNSYPGITNRLLGKKAQKICVAYDNLERFFSEDKIIKTGNPVRQDLLFIHTKIEEGKEFFELDTSKKTILILGGSLGARKINQLVEENLGFFKKQGVQLIWQCGKLYYEEYKKYDELENVQVHQFLNRMDLAYAAADFIVSRAGASSVSELCIVGKPTIFIPSPNVAEDHQTKNAKSIADKHGALVVKESELDTFPVVLETLLKDKGKQESLSENINELALPNATSNIVNEIEKLIS; from the coding sequence ATGAAACAATCGATTAATATCATAATAAGTGGTGGAGGTACAGGAGGTCATATTTATCCTGCAATAGCAATTGCTAACGAAGTAAAAGTTCGTTACCCAGAGGCTAATATCTTGTTCGTTGGAGCAAAAGATAAAATGGAAATGGAAAAAGTTCCACAAGCAGGATATGAAATTAAAGGACTCTGGATTTCAGGAATCCAAAGAAAACTAACTTTAAAGAACTTAATGTTTCCTTTTAAACTGTTAAGTAGTTTATGGAAGGCATATAGAATTATACGAAAATTTAAACCAGATGTTGCTGTGGGTACTGGAGGCTTTGCAAGTGGACCAACGTTAATGGTTGCTAATAGAAGAGGGATACCGACCTTAATTCAAGAACAAAACTCGTACCCAGGAATAACAAATAGATTGTTAGGAAAAAAAGCGCAGAAAATTTGTGTTGCATATGATAATTTAGAGCGTTTTTTCTCTGAAGATAAAATAATAAAAACAGGAAATCCAGTTCGTCAAGATTTACTATTTATTCATACGAAAATAGAAGAAGGGAAAGAGTTTTTTGAATTAGATACATCAAAAAAGACAATTTTAATATTAGGAGGAAGTCTTGGTGCTCGTAAGATAAATCAGTTGGTAGAAGAAAATTTAGGTTTCTTCAAAAAACAAGGAGTTCAATTAATATGGCAATGTGGTAAGCTGTATTATGAAGAATATAAAAAGTATGATGAATTAGAAAATGTTCAAGTACATCAGTTTTTGAATAGAATGGATTTAGCCTATGCGGCTGCAGATTTCATCGTATCGAGAGCAGGAGCAAGTTCAGTATCGGAATTATGTATAGTAGGGAAGCCAACTATTTTTATTCCATCACCAAATGTGGCAGAAGATCATCAAACAAAAAATGCAAAATCTATTGCCGATAAACATGGAGCTCTAGTAGTTAAAGAGAGTGAATTAGACACTTTTCCTGTCGTATTAGAAACCTTATTAAAAGATAAAGGAAAACAAGAAAGTTTAAGTGAAAACATTAACGAGTTAGCGTTGCCAAATGCAACAAGTAATATCGTTAACGAAATAGAAAAATTAATTAGTTAG
- a CDS encoding cell division protein FtsQ/DivIB, protein MKKLATYLSFFLLLMFLVFLYGFTTNRNGAKKVKNTVVEFAAGDNNFLTHSMVDKLLIQNNEFVKNQPKRLVDLHFLEANVSANPYVEKTAVFLTVDGVLKTTIKQRTPIARIVDKDKSFYVDKYGVKIPLSTNFSARVPLVLGVREPEEIKELTTLIKTINSNSFFAKEIVAIQRDAQNEYTFTVRSGDYKIIFGEFIDVPMKFKKLTAFYNKAFTDKTINNYKAINVKYHNQVVCTKQNQDGKQ, encoded by the coding sequence ATGAAAAAATTAGCAACATATCTATCTTTTTTCTTGCTGTTGATGTTTTTGGTGTTTTTATATGGTTTTACAACCAATAGAAATGGAGCAAAAAAGGTAAAAAACACGGTGGTAGAGTTTGCTGCTGGTGACAATAACTTTTTGACACACAGTATGGTTGATAAATTGTTAATACAAAATAATGAATTTGTTAAAAACCAACCAAAAAGATTGGTAGATTTACACTTTCTAGAGGCTAATGTTTCGGCGAACCCGTATGTTGAAAAAACAGCTGTGTTTTTAACCGTAGATGGGGTGTTAAAAACTACCATAAAACAACGAACACCGATAGCTCGAATTGTTGATAAAGATAAATCTTTTTATGTTGATAAGTATGGGGTGAAAATTCCGTTATCAACAAATTTTTCAGCAAGAGTACCATTAGTTTTAGGAGTAAGGGAGCCAGAAGAAATCAAAGAATTAACAACGTTAATAAAGACCATAAATAGCAACAGTTTTTTCGCTAAAGAAATTGTTGCTATTCAAAGAGACGCCCAAAACGAATATACATTTACAGTTCGTAGTGGCGATTATAAGATAATTTTTGGAGAGTTTATAGATGTTCCAATGAAGTTTAAAAAGCTAACAGCTTTTTATAACAAAGCATTTACAGACAAAACCATTAATAACTATAAAGCGATAAATGTAAAATACCACAACCAAGTTGTGTGCACAAAACAAAATCAAGATGGAAAACAATAA
- a CDS encoding four helix bundle protein, translated as MKEQIKNRTKQFAIDCWRLCKEYPKTREFDAYCRQLIRCSSSVGANYRAACRAKSSADFIHKLKIVEEEVDESMFFLEVFMSIHENNQEELKRLHNEANELTSIIVASIKTVKSKSSINKSKIIN; from the coding sequence ATGAAAGAACAGATTAAAAATAGAACTAAACAATTTGCTATTGATTGTTGGAGGTTATGTAAAGAATACCCTAAAACAAGAGAGTTTGATGCATATTGTAGACAATTGATAAGATGTTCTAGTTCGGTTGGGGCTAATTATAGAGCTGCTTGTAGAGCAAAATCTTCAGCTGACTTTATTCACAAATTAAAAATTGTTGAAGAAGAAGTAGATGAAAGTATGTTTTTTTTAGAGGTTTTTATGTCAATCCATGAAAATAATCAAGAAGAATTGAAAAGATTGCATAATGAGGCAAACGAGTTGACTTCAATTATTGTAGCTTCTATAAAAACAGTTAAAAGTAAATCATCAATCAATAAATCTAAAATCATTAATTAA
- the ftsA gene encoding cell division protein FtsA, which yields MENNKIAVGLDIGTTKIVAMIGRKNEYGKLEVLGIGKAKSLGVKRGVVNNITQTIQSIQQAAEEAESISGYKIENVVVGIAGQHIRSLHHSDYITREKSEEVIDATDIENLVSQVHKLVMLPGEEIIHVLPQEFKVDSQPDIKEPIGMYGGRLEANFHVVVGQVSSIRNVGRCIKSAGLNLSDITLEPLASASAVLSQEEKEAGVALIDIGGGTTDLAIFKDGIIRHTAVIPFGGNVITEDIKEGCSIIEKQAELLKIKFGSAWPGENKETEIVSIPGLRGREPKEITLKNLSKIIHARVQEIIEHVYLEIKNYGHETQKGKLIAGIVLTGGGAQLKHLRQLVEYITGMDVRIGYPNEHLAGDSDEALSSPAFATAVGLLMEGLQKEVEEKVVVEEAPEALVEETIEEEKEVIEEVQEEKEHKAKKSKSFFDKFTERFKEFLDNAE from the coding sequence ATGGAAAACAATAAAATTGCAGTTGGTTTAGATATTGGTACAACCAAGATTGTTGCCATGATTGGTCGTAAAAATGAATACGGTAAGCTTGAAGTTTTAGGTATTGGTAAAGCGAAAAGTTTAGGTGTAAAACGTGGGGTAGTTAATAACATTACGCAAACTATTCAATCTATTCAGCAAGCAGCTGAAGAAGCAGAAAGTATTTCGGGTTACAAGATAGAAAATGTTGTGGTAGGTATTGCTGGTCAGCACATACGTAGCTTACATCATAGTGACTATATAACAAGAGAAAAGTCTGAAGAAGTTATAGATGCAACAGATATAGAAAATTTAGTGAGTCAGGTACATAAACTGGTTATGCTACCTGGTGAGGAAATTATTCATGTATTACCACAAGAGTTTAAAGTAGATAGCCAGCCAGATATTAAAGAGCCTATTGGAATGTATGGTGGAAGATTAGAAGCTAACTTTCACGTAGTCGTAGGTCAAGTATCTTCTATTCGAAATGTAGGCAGGTGTATCAAAAGTGCTGGGTTAAACCTTTCTGATATTACTCTTGAACCTTTAGCTTCAGCATCAGCAGTATTAAGTCAAGAAGAAAAAGAAGCAGGTGTAGCATTGATTGATATAGGTGGTGGTACTACAGATTTAGCGATATTCAAAGACGGGATTATTCGTCATACAGCAGTCATTCCTTTTGGAGGAAATGTAATTACTGAAGATATTAAAGAAGGTTGTTCAATAATAGAAAAACAAGCAGAATTATTAAAAATTAAGTTCGGTTCAGCATGGCCAGGAGAAAATAAAGAAACAGAAATTGTTTCTATTCCAGGATTAAGAGGAAGAGAGCCTAAAGAAATTACGCTTAAAAACTTATCAAAAATAATTCATGCCAGAGTTCAAGAAATTATTGAACATGTATACCTAGAAATTAAGAACTATGGGCACGAAACCCAAAAAGGAAAACTAATCGCAGGTATTGTATTAACTGGGGGTGGAGCTCAATTAAAACATTTACGTCAGTTAGTAGAATATATTACTGGAATGGACGTTCGTATTGGGTATCCAAATGAGCACCTAGCAGGAGACTCTGATGAAGCATTATCAAGTCCAGCATTTGCAACAGCTGTAGGGTTGTTAATGGAAGGTTTACAAAAAGAAGTAGAAGAAAAAGTAGTTGTAGAAGAAGCGCCAGAAGCGTTAGTAGAAGAAACTATTGAGGAAGAAAAAGAAGTTATAGAAGAAGTTCAAGAAGAGAAGGAACACAAAGCGAAAAAATCTAAATCGTTTTTTGATAAGTTTACTGAGCGATTCAAAGAGTTTTTAGATAACGCAGAGTAA
- the murC gene encoding UDP-N-acetylmuramate--L-alanine ligase, producing MNLKTIHNVYFIGIGGIGMSAIARYFSVNGKVVAGYDKTPTPITKSLEEIGIEVSFEDAVKNIPISFLHKEKTLVVYTPAVPKNHVQLNYFKNNGYAVLKRAEVLGEITKNTFCLAVAGTHGKTTTSSILGHIMQPEKATSFLGGIAENYNSNLILGEDKVSVVEADEFDRSFLKLSPNIACVTSMDADHLDIYGENEFLQQSFRDFASKVSDTLIVAKGLPLKGLTYAVNEEADYKAYNVRIEEGKYVFDVKTPTSEIKNIAFHLPGNHNMMNALAALAIADVYGVPLEKVKRQLGSFKGVQRRFSYKIKTEDVVLIDDYAHHPTEIKAVAQSVREMYPKEKVLAVFQPHLFSRTRDFADDFAGALSLFNEVLLLDIYPARELPIKGVTSSWLLEKITINTKKLVSKEKLSDEIIKSESKIVAMLGAGDIGLLVDEVKNKLEEKHKK from the coding sequence GTGAATTTAAAAACGATACATAACGTTTATTTTATTGGTATTGGCGGAATAGGAATGAGTGCCATAGCTCGCTATTTCTCTGTCAATGGGAAAGTAGTTGCAGGCTACGATAAAACACCAACACCTATCACTAAAAGTTTAGAAGAAATAGGAATTGAAGTAAGTTTTGAAGATGCTGTAAAAAACATTCCAATTTCATTCTTACATAAAGAAAAAACATTGGTGGTATATACACCAGCAGTTCCTAAAAATCATGTACAATTAAATTATTTCAAAAACAACGGATATGCCGTCTTGAAAAGAGCAGAAGTGCTGGGAGAAATCACAAAGAATACTTTTTGTTTGGCTGTAGCGGGAACACATGGAAAAACAACAACTTCTTCAATTTTAGGACACATTATGCAGCCTGAAAAAGCAACTTCGTTTTTAGGAGGTATTGCAGAAAATTATAATTCTAATTTAATTTTAGGAGAAGATAAAGTTTCTGTTGTTGAAGCCGATGAATTTGACCGTTCGTTTTTAAAATTATCACCTAATATTGCTTGTGTAACCTCTATGGATGCCGATCATCTAGATATCTATGGAGAAAACGAATTCTTACAACAATCATTTAGAGATTTTGCAAGCAAAGTTTCTGATACCTTAATTGTAGCAAAAGGATTACCCTTAAAAGGTTTAACATATGCTGTTAATGAAGAAGCAGATTACAAAGCTTATAATGTAAGAATAGAAGAAGGTAAATATGTTTTTGATGTAAAAACACCAACATCAGAAATAAAAAATATAGCATTTCATTTACCAGGGAACCATAATATGATGAATGCTTTGGCAGCATTAGCTATTGCAGATGTATATGGAGTGCCTTTAGAGAAAGTTAAAAGGCAATTAGGAAGTTTTAAAGGGGTACAACGTAGGTTTTCGTATAAGATAAAAACAGAAGATGTTGTGCTAATTGACGATTATGCGCATCATCCTACTGAAATAAAAGCGGTAGCGCAATCTGTTAGAGAAATGTATCCAAAAGAAAAAGTGTTGGCTGTATTTCAACCACACTTATTTAGTAGAACAAGAGATTTTGCAGATGACTTTGCAGGAGCATTATCATTGTTTAATGAAGTGTTGTTACTGGATATTTACCCAGCAAGAGAATTACCGATAAAAGGAGTTACCTCAAGTTGGTTGTTAGAGAAAATTACCATTAATACTAAAAAGTTAGTGTCTAAGGAAAAACTAAGTGACGAAATTATAAAATCAGAGTCAAAAATAGTAGCAATGTTAGGTGCAGGAGATATTGGTTTATTAGTTGATGAAGTAAAAAATAAATTAGAGGAAAAACACAAAAAATAG
- the mraY gene encoding phospho-N-acetylmuramoyl-pentapeptide-transferase gives MLYYLFQYLESEFSLTGASVFQFITFRSAMAFILSLLISTIFGKKIINYLRRQQVGETVRDLGLDGQLQKAGTPTMGGVIIILATLIPVLFLAKLENIYIIILLITTVWMGLIGFADDYIKVFKKDKAGLKGKFKVLGQVGLGIIVGSMLYFHQDVTIKEQLPTSEQVVQVDGKKKVFGEAHKSTKTTVPFLKNNELDYAKALSFLGDGYEKYGWIIFIFVTVFIVTGVSNGANLTDGIDGLAAGSSAIMVITLAIFAWVSGNIIFADYLDVMYIPKSGEMTVFILAFAGALIGFLWYNTYPAQVFMGDTGSLTIGGIIAVIAIAIRKELLLPVLAGIFVVENLSVILQVSWFKYTKKKFGEGRRIFKMSPLHHHYQKLNYHESKIVVRFWIVGILLAVFTIVTLKLR, from the coding sequence ATGCTGTATTATTTATTTCAATATTTAGAAAGTGAATTTAGCTTAACAGGAGCAAGTGTGTTTCAATTTATCACATTTCGATCTGCAATGGCATTCATATTGTCTCTGTTGATTTCAACCATTTTTGGTAAAAAAATTATCAATTACTTAAGAAGACAGCAAGTAGGTGAAACTGTAAGGGATTTAGGTTTAGATGGTCAACTACAAAAAGCAGGAACACCAACTATGGGAGGTGTAATTATAATCCTTGCAACATTAATTCCTGTACTGTTCTTAGCGAAGCTAGAAAATATATATATCATCATTTTATTGATTACAACTGTTTGGATGGGGCTTATTGGTTTTGCTGATGATTACATAAAAGTGTTTAAAAAAGATAAAGCGGGATTAAAAGGAAAGTTTAAGGTTTTAGGACAAGTAGGATTAGGTATAATCGTAGGTTCTATGCTGTATTTTCACCAAGATGTAACCATCAAAGAGCAACTGCCAACTTCAGAACAAGTTGTGCAAGTAGATGGTAAAAAGAAGGTGTTTGGAGAAGCACATAAATCGACAAAAACAACAGTTCCTTTTTTAAAGAATAACGAGTTAGATTATGCAAAAGCATTAAGCTTCTTAGGAGATGGATATGAAAAATATGGATGGATAATCTTCATTTTTGTTACCGTTTTTATCGTTACAGGAGTTTCAAACGGCGCAAATTTAACAGATGGTATTGATGGATTAGCAGCAGGTTCATCAGCAATTATGGTAATAACGCTGGCAATTTTTGCATGGGTGTCTGGTAACATCATTTTTGCAGATTATTTAGACGTAATGTATATCCCAAAGTCTGGAGAAATGACTGTGTTTATTTTAGCGTTTGCAGGAGCTTTAATCGGTTTTCTATGGTATAATACTTATCCAGCACAAGTGTTTATGGGCGATACTGGAAGTTTAACTATTGGAGGTATCATAGCGGTAATAGCAATTGCCATAAGAAAAGAATTGTTACTGCCAGTTTTAGCAGGAATATTTGTGGTCGAGAATTTATCAGTAATACTACAAGTTTCATGGTTTAAGTACACAAAGAAGAAGTTTGGAGAAGGAAGACGAATTTTTAAAATGTCTCCTCTACATCATCATTATCAAAAATTAAACTATCATGAAAGTAAAATTGTAGTACGCTTTTGGATTGTAGGAATTTTGTTAGCGGTATTTACTATAGTAACATTGAAGTTAAGATAA
- a CDS encoding FtsW/RodA/SpoVE family cell cycle protein — translation MKNIFRHIKGDRAIWAIVAMLAIFSFMPIYSASTNLVYVVGNGSTLGHLVKHIVLLITGFAVIYGVHKIPYRYFSGGSVLMLPVVVLLLVFTLAQGTTIGGANASRWIRIPFVGIGFQTSTLAGLVLMVYVARYLAKNKEKVISFKESLLQLWLPVGLVLVLILPANFSTTAMVFFMILMVSFIGGYPLKYIGYILGIGLFAFLFFILVAKAFPDAMPNRVNTWKSRIESFSQPDGEEDYQVEKAKIAIATGGVIGKGPGKSVQKNFLPQSSSDFIYAIIVEEYGFAGAIVVIFIYFLLLFRILITAKKATTIFATLLVVGVGIPIVFQAMINMAVAVNILPVTGQTLPLISSGGTSIWMTCFALGMILSVSASKNETEETILDDNPLDILHETID, via the coding sequence ATGAAAAACATCTTTCGACATATTAAAGGAGATCGAGCCATTTGGGCTATAGTTGCGATGTTGGCAATATTTTCATTTATGCCAATATACAGTGCAAGTACCAATTTGGTATACGTAGTAGGAAATGGATCTACCTTAGGGCATTTGGTAAAACATATTGTATTATTAATTACAGGGTTTGCAGTCATTTATGGAGTGCATAAAATTCCATATAGATATTTTAGCGGAGGTTCAGTATTAATGCTACCTGTAGTTGTTTTACTGTTGGTTTTTACCTTGGCGCAAGGAACCACAATTGGAGGGGCTAATGCAAGTAGATGGATCCGTATTCCTTTTGTAGGTATTGGATTTCAAACATCTACATTGGCAGGTTTGGTATTGATGGTATATGTTGCGCGTTACTTGGCAAAAAATAAAGAAAAAGTAATTTCTTTTAAGGAAAGCTTGTTGCAGTTATGGCTTCCAGTAGGTTTAGTATTGGTGTTAATATTACCAGCTAACTTTTCAACTACAGCCATGGTGTTCTTTATGATTTTAATGGTCTCGTTTATTGGAGGATATCCACTAAAATATATAGGATATATATTAGGAATAGGGCTTTTTGCTTTTCTGTTTTTTATCTTAGTAGCTAAAGCATTTCCAGATGCAATGCCCAATCGTGTAAACACATGGAAAAGTAGAATTGAAAGCTTTTCTCAGCCAGATGGAGAAGAAGATTACCAAGTAGAAAAAGCCAAAATAGCAATTGCAACAGGAGGAGTAATAGGAAAAGGACCAGGGAAAAGTGTACAGAAAAACTTTTTACCGCAGTCTTCATCCGATTTTATCTATGCAATTATAGTTGAAGAATACGGTTTTGCAGGAGCGATAGTGGTAATATTTATTTATTTCTTGTTGCTTTTCAGAATCTTAATAACCGCCAAAAAAGCTACTACCATATTTGCAACTTTATTAGTTGTGGGTGTGGGAATTCCCATTGTTTTTCAAGCAATGATTAACATGGCAGTAGCAGTGAATATTTTACCAGTAACAGGACAAACACTCCCGCTAATTAGTAGTGGAGGTACCTCTATTTGGATGACATGTTTCGCATTAGGAATGATTTTAAGTGTAAGTGCTTCTAAAAACGAAACTGAAGAAACAATTTTAGATGATAACCCTTTAGATATTTTACATGAAACAATCGATTAA